In Candidatus Zymogenaceae bacterium, a single genomic region encodes these proteins:
- a CDS encoding metallophosphoesterase has product MKSKIVFLGLFILLIVSLTFLLSSVFYTASKERIPTPPLLGNGEDIIASLHEDAVSPRPFSIFLVGDTQVSGYFEQFYTKTDMPSLIDFGIILGDFVRKPEDEYHTFFIMEFSEWGLAYPILLVPGNHDMAVTDKYLAREGAFTREDFERTYGPRNVSFMHAGCLFIIVDNIYNTDYISYIRDALSQRPEGTLMTFVFMHVPPQSLSPLVECRGIDMEEEFFSIIEEYDVDYVICGDYHSYLESEYGDTGFIITGGGGAELDGENEYSFYHSVFLSIDPVQGRVDQRIYPIAKTFELFDEIEIFMMCVIYPLFAYHFPIFSAVILLNLVLLVTCGILIRRSRAGSSR; this is encoded by the coding sequence ATGAAATCGAAAATCGTCTTTCTCGGTCTTTTTATTCTTTTAATCGTCTCTTTGACGTTTCTCCTCTCGTCGGTGTTCTATACGGCATCAAAAGAACGTATTCCGACGCCTCCCCTCCTGGGAAACGGCGAAGATATCATTGCATCGCTCCACGAGGACGCCGTATCCCCCCGCCCCTTTTCGATTTTTCTGGTGGGCGATACCCAGGTAAGCGGTTATTTCGAACAGTTCTACACCAAAACCGATATGCCCTCCCTCATCGACTTCGGCATCATATTGGGAGATTTTGTCAGGAAGCCGGAAGATGAGTATCATACGTTCTTCATCATGGAATTCAGCGAGTGGGGCCTTGCGTATCCGATCCTGCTTGTGCCCGGAAACCATGATATGGCCGTGACGGATAAATATCTTGCCCGAGAGGGCGCCTTTACCCGGGAAGACTTCGAACGTACCTACGGACCCCGGAACGTCTCATTCATGCACGCGGGCTGCCTGTTCATCATCGTCGATAACATCTACAACACCGACTACATCTCATATATCCGAGACGCACTCTCACAAAGGCCGGAAGGTACCCTTATGACCTTCGTCTTCATGCATGTGCCCCCCCAGTCCCTTTCACCGCTCGTGGAATGCCGAGGGATCGATATGGAAGAGGAATTCTTTTCTATCATCGAAGAATACGACGTCGACTATGTGATCTGCGGAGACTACCACTCCTATCTGGAGAGTGAATACGGAGACACCGGATTTATCATAACCGGCGGGGGAGGCGCTGAGCTAGACGGAGAGAACGAATACAGCTTCTACCACTCGGTCTTCCTCTCCATCGACCCGGTACAGGGGCGCGTGGATCAAAGAATCTATCCCATCGCCAAGACATTCGAGCTCTTCGATGAAATCGAGATATTCATGATGTGCGTGATATACCCGCTCTTTGCGTACCATTTCCCGATATTTTCAGCGGTCATCCTCCTGAACCTCGTATTGCTTGTAACCTGCGGTATCCTGATACGGCGTTCACGCGCGGGTTCATCGAGATGA
- a CDS encoding MFS transporter, translating to MAEQFEKKLSNKEVFFYNWGSISLNFVEGVLFTWIMYFLAPPEESGNIAYIPIIWTGIILTAGRVFDAITDPLIGNFSDNFQSRWGRRKPFIIFGTPVMIIAFIFLWTPPVEGVSNLNIIYLAVIFTIYFLFYTAIGIPYDALLAEIALTSDDRVKLTSWKLVYAIIGFLLVALIAPGLYQNMGPFKMALVVGAIGLVTMYMCLPGVKELPREFSQADVKMSVWDSLKNTFGNKQFLAFGLAIIALYMCYEVLLVVIPYFVTVVLQREEAFVMYLQAEFILCMVASIPLWMWLAKKYSKRTLLRAISIALSPLFAIIFFVGAVPGVSVITQAFVLFPLVSIPLGGFMILVYAMMGDVVDYDQMKTGKRREAMYYGVFGFSRKVGFALSTIILPLLFKNFGYGVGNDLGIRLVWIMLGITSLIGFFILFGYKLGDSPEETKKIMGEK from the coding sequence ATGGCCGAGCAATTCGAAAAGAAGCTGAGTAACAAAGAGGTTTTTTTCTACAATTGGGGGTCCATCAGCCTGAACTTTGTCGAGGGGGTGCTCTTCACCTGGATCATGTATTTTCTGGCGCCTCCCGAGGAATCGGGAAACATCGCCTATATCCCCATCATCTGGACCGGCATCATCCTGACGGCGGGACGAGTGTTCGATGCGATCACCGATCCCTTGATTGGCAATTTCTCGGATAACTTCCAGAGCCGATGGGGACGCCGAAAGCCCTTCATCATCTTCGGCACCCCGGTGATGATTATCGCGTTCATCTTCCTGTGGACCCCCCCGGTAGAGGGAGTCTCCAACCTGAACATCATATACCTGGCGGTCATATTCACGATATACTTCCTGTTCTACACCGCCATCGGCATTCCCTATGACGCGCTCCTGGCGGAGATCGCCCTAACGTCGGACGACCGGGTGAAGCTGACCTCGTGGAAGCTGGTCTACGCCATCATCGGTTTTCTGCTGGTGGCGCTCATCGCCCCGGGGCTCTATCAGAACATGGGGCCCTTCAAGATGGCCCTGGTGGTGGGGGCCATCGGCCTTGTGACGATGTATATGTGTCTTCCCGGCGTCAAGGAGCTGCCCCGGGAGTTTTCCCAGGCGGACGTCAAGATGTCCGTATGGGATTCTTTAAAGAACACCTTCGGAAATAAGCAGTTTCTGGCCTTCGGCCTTGCCATTATCGCCCTCTACATGTGCTACGAGGTGCTCTTGGTGGTCATCCCGTACTTCGTGACGGTCGTCCTCCAGCGTGAGGAGGCCTTCGTGATGTATCTCCAGGCGGAGTTCATCCTCTGCATGGTCGCGTCGATCCCCCTCTGGATGTGGCTGGCGAAAAAATACAGCAAGCGCACACTCCTCAGGGCGATATCAATCGCACTGTCGCCGCTTTTCGCCATTATCTTCTTCGTGGGCGCCGTCCCCGGCGTGTCGGTGATCACACAGGCCTTCGTGCTCTTTCCCCTGGTGAGCATACCCCTGGGAGGATTCATGATCCTGGTATACGCCATGATGGGGGACGTGGTGGATTACGACCAGATGAAGACCGGAAAACGCCGAGAGGCCATGTACTACGGCGTCTTCGGATTTTCCCGGAAGGTGGGTTTCGCCCTTTCCACGATCATCCTGCCGCTGTTGTTCAAAAACTTCGGATATGGAGTGGGCAACGATCTCGGGATCCGTCTCGTATGGATCATGCTGGGAATCACCTCCCTGATCGGATTTTTCATTCTCTTCGGCTACAAGCTCGGCGACTCTCCCGAGGAGACGAAGAAAATCATGGGGGAGAAATAG
- a CDS encoding SIS domain-containing protein encodes MWEKFFEKVIDLTTRIRETQAEAIQESARIIARAIESERVVHTFGSGHSTLVAQEIFCRAGGIVPVNAILDPSFLLSNGALRSSTMERTPGTAVTAASSHDIRSGDVAIIISNSGKNVAPVEMALKMKDMGAEVIALTSLEHSKNVESAHSSKKRLFEVADVVIDNLGPAGDAVLDIEGTNAPMGATSGIIGGIILHAVIIEATSILAKKGKAPAIFRSVNMDTAQMEQLAKELTRYRGRIKHL; translated from the coding sequence ATGTGGGAGAAGTTTTTTGAAAAAGTGATCGATTTAACGACCCGCATTCGGGAAACCCAGGCGGAAGCGATCCAGGAATCGGCACGGATAATCGCCCGGGCTATTGAATCCGAGCGGGTCGTTCACACCTTCGGCTCAGGCCATTCAACGCTGGTGGCTCAGGAGATATTCTGCCGGGCGGGCGGGATTGTTCCGGTCAACGCCATACTTGATCCGTCGTTCTTGTTGTCAAACGGCGCCTTGAGAAGCTCCACCATGGAGCGTACTCCGGGCACCGCTGTGACCGCCGCCTCCAGTCATGACATCAGGTCCGGGGATGTGGCCATCATCATCTCTAACTCAGGGAAAAACGTGGCCCCGGTGGAGATGGCGTTAAAAATGAAAGACATGGGGGCTGAGGTCATCGCATTGACCAGCCTTGAGCATTCCAAGAATGTGGAATCGGCCCATTCCTCGAAAAAACGGCTTTTTGAAGTGGCGGACGTCGTGATCGACAACCTGGGACCCGCAGGCGACGCCGTACTGGATATTGAAGGCACAAACGCGCCCATGGGGGCGACCTCCGGCATCATCGGCGGCATCATTCTTCATGCCGTCATTATCGAGGCGACCAGCATTCTGGCGAAAAAGGGCAAGGCGCCGGCGATTTTCCGCAGCGTTAATATGGATACCGCCCAGATGGAGCAACTGGCCAAGGAACTGACCAGATACCGGGGAAGAATCAAGCACCTGTAA
- a CDS encoding AAC(3) family N-acetyltransferase, which translates to MVSTTLNHETFKNALQALGVAAGDAYLVHSGLRMMGRVDGGADTIIDTLKEMVTARGVIMMPAFTLPPAEVFEARETPATLGIICETFRKQDDVIRSIHPSHSVAVWGRDAQMYADAHKNATALGVGSPIHRIIEDGGDILLLGVGHWANSAVHVAEAVARVPYLDLPYNDDYAKDLMMRLPDGSITQVPPRENPGCSINFIAVEQPLKEAGLITYHRVGNVLLQRIDGRGALTLIAGLLKREPNALLCSWELCPFCPRARKLIP; encoded by the coding sequence ATGGTCTCGACAACTCTGAACCATGAAACATTTAAAAACGCCCTTCAGGCCCTCGGCGTCGCCGCGGGTGATGCATACCTGGTACACTCCGGCCTCCGGATGATGGGCCGGGTGGACGGCGGTGCGGATACAATAATCGACACGCTCAAGGAGATGGTCACCGCCAGAGGCGTCATTATGATGCCCGCATTCACGCTGCCCCCGGCGGAGGTCTTCGAGGCCAGGGAAACCCCCGCCACCCTGGGGATTATCTGTGAGACGTTCAGAAAACAGGATGATGTCATTCGAAGCATTCATCCGTCTCATTCCGTCGCCGTGTGGGGGCGTGACGCTCAGATGTATGCCGACGCCCACAAGAACGCCACGGCCCTGGGGGTCGGCTCCCCCATACATCGCATCATTGAGGACGGCGGAGATATACTTTTATTGGGAGTGGGACACTGGGCAAACTCCGCCGTCCATGTGGCCGAGGCCGTTGCTCGGGTGCCCTACCTCGATCTTCCCTATAACGACGACTACGCGAAAGACCTCATGATGCGACTGCCGGACGGATCAATCACTCAGGTTCCGCCGCGGGAGAATCCGGGGTGCAGCATAAATTTTATCGCCGTTGAACAGCCACTCAAGGAGGCTGGACTGATAACGTATCACCGTGTTGGAAATGTGCTTCTGCAGCGTATCGACGGGAGAGGGGCTTTGACGCTTATTGCCGGCCTCCTGAAAAGAGAGCCGAATGCACTTTTGTGCTCCTGGGAACTGTGTCCCTTCTGTCCCCGAGCGCGAAAGCTCATTCCGTGA
- a CDS encoding MoxR family ATPase yields MNTYSGTSTYIVSPELEDAVNVSIALKRPLLVKGEPGTGKTLLAHSIAENLKKKIITWNIKSTTKAQDGLYVYDTVQRLNDARFGDGDISDISRYIKLGKLGQSFDSDEQVVLLIDEIDKADIEFPNDLLNEMDVMSFHIPETDETITAKHRPIVIITSNSEKELPDPFLRRCVFHYIAFPDETLMEEIIRVHFPDIERKLMDAVLAKFYWIRSINKLRKKPSTSELVDWVQALVVGGVDPGEIEESIPFLGTLIKKYEDYEALDRQVDYDRTYRKYRESRSRYDN; encoded by the coding sequence ATGAATACATACAGCGGAACGAGTACCTATATCGTATCCCCGGAGCTTGAGGACGCCGTCAATGTTTCCATCGCCCTCAAAAGACCGCTTCTGGTCAAGGGCGAGCCGGGAACCGGCAAGACCTTGCTCGCCCACTCCATCGCGGAGAACCTCAAAAAGAAGATCATCACCTGGAACATAAAGTCCACCACAAAGGCCCAGGACGGCCTCTATGTGTACGACACCGTCCAGCGGCTGAACGACGCCCGCTTCGGCGACGGGGACATCTCGGACATAAGCCGTTACATCAAGCTGGGGAAATTAGGGCAATCCTTCGACAGCGACGAGCAGGTGGTGCTCCTCATAGACGAGATAGACAAGGCGGATATAGAATTTCCCAACGACCTCCTCAACGAAATGGACGTGATGTCCTTTCACATCCCGGAAACCGACGAGACCATCACGGCGAAACACCGGCCCATCGTCATCATCACCTCAAACAGCGAGAAGGAGCTGCCGGACCCCTTCCTCCGACGCTGCGTGTTTCACTATATCGCCTTTCCGGACGAAACGCTGATGGAGGAGATAATCCGGGTGCATTTTCCGGACATAGAGCGGAAACTTATGGATGCGGTGCTTGCGAAATTCTACTGGATCCGATCCATCAACAAGCTTCGTAAAAAGCCCTCCACCTCGGAACTGGTGGACTGGGTGCAGGCCCTCGTCGTGGGAGGCGTGGATCCCGGCGAAATCGAGGAATCGATACCGTTTCTGGGCACCCTGATCAAGAAATACGAGGATTACGAAGCGCTGGACCGTCAGGTCGATTACGACCGTACCTATCGGAAATATCGGGAGTCCCGCTCCCGATACGATAACTGA
- a CDS encoding VWA domain-containing protein yields the protein MFTDFFFELKSRGVPISLHEWIALHEALSQDLNRASLDRFYHIARSILVKDEALFDKYDMAFASYFKGIETPEEMIDEILRGLERAPELALTPEQKALIEALDLEQVRANFEKQWQEGRYKGHKGGNRAIGTGGTSTQGAFGYHPTGVRVGQGESRHRRAIQVAEERQFKNYSSDRILDTRNLKVALSRLRTLLPLGPEDELDIEKTIDKTARNAGEIDLVWEKSLTNTAKVLLLMDSGGSMDDYVDLAERLFSAAKTQIKDLKYFYFHNCIYQDIYTDMYRRSNYETMSLLRRFGSDYKCIVVGDADMAPSELLHKNGAIHYFYYNDTPGIQWLQHIKNHFKKAVWLNPRPASVWPRTDTIPLVQEVFPMYELSLSGLTDAVKFLMK from the coding sequence ATGTTCACCGATTTTTTCTTTGAATTGAAGTCCCGCGGTGTGCCGATCTCCCTGCACGAATGGATCGCCCTGCACGAGGCGCTCTCTCAGGATTTAAATCGCGCGAGCCTCGACCGCTTCTACCACATCGCCCGCTCCATCCTGGTCAAGGACGAGGCGCTGTTCGACAAGTACGACATGGCCTTTGCCTCATACTTCAAGGGGATAGAGACGCCCGAGGAGATGATAGATGAAATCCTCCGGGGACTGGAACGAGCGCCGGAGCTGGCCCTGACCCCGGAGCAGAAGGCGCTTATCGAGGCGTTGGACCTGGAGCAGGTCCGGGCGAACTTCGAAAAACAGTGGCAAGAGGGACGATACAAGGGACACAAGGGGGGAAACCGGGCCATCGGCACCGGCGGCACGTCCACCCAGGGCGCCTTCGGATACCACCCCACCGGCGTCCGGGTGGGACAGGGGGAATCGAGGCATCGCCGGGCCATCCAGGTGGCCGAGGAACGGCAGTTCAAAAACTACTCGTCCGACCGCATCCTGGATACCCGAAACCTCAAGGTGGCCCTCTCAAGGCTTCGCACCCTGCTCCCCCTGGGGCCCGAGGACGAGCTGGATATCGAGAAGACCATCGATAAAACCGCCAGAAACGCCGGCGAGATCGATCTCGTATGGGAAAAGAGCCTCACCAATACCGCGAAGGTGCTGCTGTTGATGGACTCCGGCGGCTCAATGGACGATTACGTGGACCTGGCGGAAAGGCTCTTCTCCGCCGCGAAGACCCAGATAAAGGACCTGAAGTACTTCTATTTCCACAACTGCATCTACCAGGACATCTATACCGACATGTACCGCAGGAGTAATTACGAGACGATGTCTCTCTTGCGGCGTTTCGGGAGCGACTACAAGTGCATTGTGGTGGGAGACGCGGACATGGCCCCCAGCGAGCTCCTGCATAAAAACGGGGCTATTCATTACTTCTACTATAACGACACGCCGGGCATTCAGTGGCTCCAGCACATCAAGAATCACTTCAAAAAGGCTGTCTGGCTCAATCCCCGTCCCGCCTCGGTCTGGCCCCGGACCGATACCATCCCCCTGGTCCAGGAAGTCTTTCCGATGTATGAGCTCAGTCTTTCCGGCCTGACCGATGCGGTGAAATTCCTGATGAAATAA
- a CDS encoding 4-vinyl reductase, whose amino-acid sequence MASENTVTWNLKDGLITLHREGDEQRLLLKRYDFVFSFMDEMKKVAGDDIVIMIFRRILELYGAPKELQDNPSIENAGGFLDDLVVPIDIGSSSIPDGVVWDGKTRNLSFFGSSLWRVLPISFIRNFREASYEILTENGTKAIVRDATRTSGAGMAQQAIEDYRLIKLEDLMNLQDEKVYLGTFRHAGWSYARVFTHENRDCNHMFLAKITNSYESNGMTNGRRPVCTWLMNYMDGFYNGLINELSGKFIETREVRCRAMGDPYCAFAHKIKDNKKDILDWRELESEWKELDAIPLSMPEG is encoded by the coding sequence ATGGCCAGCGAGAATACCGTCACATGGAACCTCAAGGATGGTCTTATCACCCTGCATAGAGAAGGTGATGAGCAACGTCTGCTCCTTAAAAGGTATGACTTTGTTTTTTCCTTTATGGATGAGATGAAAAAAGTAGCCGGGGATGATATTGTTATTATGATTTTCAGGAGAATTCTTGAACTGTACGGAGCACCCAAGGAGCTTCAGGATAATCCCAGCATAGAGAACGCCGGGGGATTTTTGGACGACTTGGTTGTTCCCATAGATATCGGAAGCAGCAGCATCCCGGACGGCGTCGTCTGGGACGGAAAAACGAGAAACCTGAGTTTCTTTGGGTCATCACTATGGCGTGTCCTGCCGATTTCTTTTATCCGGAATTTCAGAGAAGCATCATATGAGATACTAACGGAGAACGGCACGAAAGCCATCGTTCGAGATGCGACACGAACGTCGGGAGCGGGTATGGCGCAGCAGGCCATTGAAGATTATCGGTTGATAAAACTCGAAGACCTTATGAATTTGCAGGACGAAAAAGTATATCTCGGGACGTTTCGACACGCCGGATGGTCATATGCCCGCGTTTTTACCCATGAGAATAGAGACTGCAATCACATGTTTCTGGCGAAGATTACCAATTCCTACGAGTCCAACGGTATGACAAACGGCAGAAGACCCGTTTGCACCTGGCTCATGAACTACATGGATGGTTTCTACAACGGGCTCATCAACGAGCTATCGGGCAAGTTCATCGAAACACGGGAAGTGCGCTGCAGGGCAATGGGCGACCCGTATTGCGCTTTTGCCCACAAGATCAAGGACAACAAGAAAGATATTCTCGATTGGAGAGAGCTCGAAAGCGAGTGGAAAGAGCTTGACGCCATTCCCTTATCCATGCCCGAGGGATGA